A region from the Benincasa hispida cultivar B227 chromosome 10, ASM972705v1, whole genome shotgun sequence genome encodes:
- the LOC120089312 gene encoding transcription activator GLK1 isoform X2 translates to MLTLSPIRSGNKDEKQGDMERFDDFPNFDDDTILLDSINFDDLFVGINDGDVLPDLEMDPELLAEFSVSGGEESEVNASSVCLEKFDDNTLKIIDNNKDDDEDEKDLDSRSCEQVVDQEILSRRDDELATPTNIIEEGNPLVKDGGDKILKPQKCSSQSKNSQGKRKVKVDWTPELHRRFVQAVEQLGVDKAVPSRILELMGIECLTRHNVASHLQKYRSHRKHLLAREAEAASWSQRRQMYGGGGGGGGGKREVSPWVAPTMGFPPMTPMHPHFRPLHVWGHPSMDQSLMHVWPKHLPHSPSPPPPSTSPPSSWSHAAVPPPPDPSYWHHHHHQRVPNGLTPGTPCFPQPIPTTRFGGAGFSVIPPPHPMYKAEPTSSTTTVGRSPSHPPLDSYPSKESVDSAIGDVLAKPWLPLPLGLKPPSLDSVKVELQRQGIPKIPPTCAA, encoded by the exons ATGCTTACCTTGTCACCTATTAGGAGTGGCAACAAAGATGAGAAACAAGGAGACATGGAGAGGTTTGATGATTTTCCCAACTTTGATGATGATACAATTTTGCTTGACAGCATCAACTTCGATGATCTTTTTGTGGGAATCAACGATGGAGATGTGTTGCCTGATTTGGAGATGGATCCTGAACTCCTCGCTGAATTCTCCGTTAGTGGTGGTGAGGAGTCGGAAGTCAACGCTTCATCGGTATGTTTAGAAAAATTCGACGACAATACATTAAAGATTATTGATAATAataaagatgatgatgaagatgagaaAGATTTGGATTCGAGATCTTGTGAACAAGTGGTGGATCAAGAGATTTTGAGTAGACGAGATGATGAATTGGCCACACCAACTAATATTATTGAAGAAGGCAACCCTTTGGTGAAAGATGGTGGCGATAAAATTCTTAAACCCCAAAAGTGTTCTTCtcaatccaaaaattctcaaggCAAGAGAAAAGTTAAg GTGGATTGGACTCCGGAGCTGCACCGGCGGTTTGTGCAAGCCGTTGAGCAATTGGGAGTGGATAAGGCAGTTCCTTCTAGAATATTGGAGCTTATGGGAATTGAATGTCTCACTCGCCATAACGTTGCTAGCCATCTTCAA AAATATAGGTCGCATCGAAAACATTTGTTGGCTCGTGAGGCGGAGGCGGCGAGTTGGAGTCAAAGGCGGCAGATGTACGGCGGCGGTGGAGGTGGTGGAGGAGGGAAGAGAGAGGTGAGTCCATGGGTTGCACCCACCATGGGATTTCCGCCCATGACGCCCATGCaccctcattttaggcctttACACGTGTGGGGTCATCCTTCTATGGATCAATCTCTAATGCACGTGTGGCCTAAGCACCTCCCACATTCACCATCTCCGCCACCTCCATCCACTTCTCCGCCATCTTCATGGTCACACGCCGCCGTTCCTCCTCCCCCTGACCCTTCTTACTggcaccaccaccaccaccaacgg GTTCCAAACGGTTTAACCCCAGGAACGCCATGCTTCCCACAGCCAATTCCGACCACG AGATTTGGTGGGGCAGGTTTCTCGGTAATCCCACCGCCTCATCCGATGTACAAAGCAGAGCCCACCAGCAGTACCACCACCGTCGGCCGTTCTCCGTCTCACCCGCCCCTCGACTCGTATCCA TCAAAAGAGAGTGTTGACTCAGCGATCGGAGATGTTTTAGCAAAGCCATGGCTACCACTTCCTCTTGGATTAAAGCCTCCGTCTTTAGACAGTGTGAAAGTGGAACTCCAACGACAAGGCATTCCTAAAATACCACCCACTTGTGCTGCTTag
- the LOC120089312 gene encoding transcription activator GLK1 isoform X1: MLTLSPIRSGNKDEKQGDMERFDDFPNFDDDTILLDSINFDDLFVGINDGDVLPDLEMDPELLAEFSVSGGEESEVNASSVCLEKFDDNTLKIIDNNKDDDEDEKDLDSRSCEQVVDQEILSRRDDELATPTNIIEEGNPLVKDGGDKILKPQKCSSQSKNSQGKRKVKVDWTPELHRRFVQAVEQLGVDKAVPSRILELMGIECLTRHNVASHLQKYRSHRKHLLAREAEAASWSQRRQMYGGGGGGGGGKREVSPWVAPTMGFPPMTPMHPHFRPLHVWGHPSMDQSLMHVWPKHLPHSPSPPPPSTSPPSSWSHAAVPPPPDPSYWHHHHHQRVPNGLTPGTPCFPQPIPTTRFGGAGFSVIPPPHPMYKAEPTSSTTTVGRSPSHPPLDSYPWWIWQSKESVDSAIGDVLAKPWLPLPLGLKPPSLDSVKVELQRQGIPKIPPTCAA, encoded by the exons ATGCTTACCTTGTCACCTATTAGGAGTGGCAACAAAGATGAGAAACAAGGAGACATGGAGAGGTTTGATGATTTTCCCAACTTTGATGATGATACAATTTTGCTTGACAGCATCAACTTCGATGATCTTTTTGTGGGAATCAACGATGGAGATGTGTTGCCTGATTTGGAGATGGATCCTGAACTCCTCGCTGAATTCTCCGTTAGTGGTGGTGAGGAGTCGGAAGTCAACGCTTCATCGGTATGTTTAGAAAAATTCGACGACAATACATTAAAGATTATTGATAATAataaagatgatgatgaagatgagaaAGATTTGGATTCGAGATCTTGTGAACAAGTGGTGGATCAAGAGATTTTGAGTAGACGAGATGATGAATTGGCCACACCAACTAATATTATTGAAGAAGGCAACCCTTTGGTGAAAGATGGTGGCGATAAAATTCTTAAACCCCAAAAGTGTTCTTCtcaatccaaaaattctcaaggCAAGAGAAAAGTTAAg GTGGATTGGACTCCGGAGCTGCACCGGCGGTTTGTGCAAGCCGTTGAGCAATTGGGAGTGGATAAGGCAGTTCCTTCTAGAATATTGGAGCTTATGGGAATTGAATGTCTCACTCGCCATAACGTTGCTAGCCATCTTCAA AAATATAGGTCGCATCGAAAACATTTGTTGGCTCGTGAGGCGGAGGCGGCGAGTTGGAGTCAAAGGCGGCAGATGTACGGCGGCGGTGGAGGTGGTGGAGGAGGGAAGAGAGAGGTGAGTCCATGGGTTGCACCCACCATGGGATTTCCGCCCATGACGCCCATGCaccctcattttaggcctttACACGTGTGGGGTCATCCTTCTATGGATCAATCTCTAATGCACGTGTGGCCTAAGCACCTCCCACATTCACCATCTCCGCCACCTCCATCCACTTCTCCGCCATCTTCATGGTCACACGCCGCCGTTCCTCCTCCCCCTGACCCTTCTTACTggcaccaccaccaccaccaacgg GTTCCAAACGGTTTAACCCCAGGAACGCCATGCTTCCCACAGCCAATTCCGACCACG AGATTTGGTGGGGCAGGTTTCTCGGTAATCCCACCGCCTCATCCGATGTACAAAGCAGAGCCCACCAGCAGTACCACCACCGTCGGCCGTTCTCCGTCTCACCCGCCCCTCGACTCGTATCCA TGGTGGATTTGGCAGTCAAAAGAGAGTGTTGACTCAGCGATCGGAGATGTTTTAGCAAAGCCATGGCTACCACTTCCTCTTGGATTAAAGCCTCCGTCTTTAGACAGTGTGAAAGTGGAACTCCAACGACAAGGCATTCCTAAAATACCACCCACTTGTGCTGCTTag